The stretch of DNA GCTTGGTATGGTGAATTTCCATCGTCTGCGCATCAATATGCGGCTCCAGAGCATTGTAAGCGTAGGGCAGTTGGGGCAGTTCGAAAGCCATGATTGGAATGTGTTTTTGAGGTGGAATGAGAGACAACTTCTGTTGCCTGGCCTAGCACTCCCGAAGAAGTGGTGACCGGGCGTCAGGATATAACCGCTGCAACCTGCTTAGGGTTACGAACGCGGCCAAAAGTAGCCGATTACTGGTTACCTCCGCTTCCGGGCAAAGAAATCTTGCATGAGCGCTCCACTCTCATCGGCCAGAATACCCGTAACCAGTTCTGATTTGGGGTGCAGCAGGTTGCCGTGGCGGCGGAAGCCAAACTTGGGCTCGGAGGCGCCATACACTACGCGCTTCACTTGAGCCCAGGCAGTAGCGCCCGCGCACATCACGCAGGGCTCTACCGTAACGTAAAGCGTGCACTCTTGCAGGTATTTGTTGCCGAGATGGTTGGCAGCAGAGGTGAGAGCCAGCATTTCGGCGTGAGCCGTTACGTCGCGCAGCTTCTCCGTTTGGTTGTAAGCCCGCGCAATGATTTGCCGGTCCATCACGACTACGGCACCAATGGGAATTTCTTCCTCCTCGAACGCATACCGGGCCTGCTTGAGCGCCTCTC from Hymenobacter taeanensis encodes:
- a CDS encoding nucleoside deaminase — translated: MTLSLYSDEQYMREALKQARYAFEEEEIPIGAVVVMDRQIIARAYNQTEKLRDVTAHAEMLALTSAANHLGNKYLQECTLYVTVEPCVMCAGATAWAQVKRVVYGASEPKFGFRRHGNLLHPKSELVTGILADESGALMQDFFARKRR